The Calditrichota bacterium region TGATGTCCTCGCCATCGGACTCGGTCGTCACGTTGTCCTGGCGCATGCTGACCATGTCTTTGACGCTGTGGTAGCGGCACTCGACGTCCACCCAGGGGCCGAGGCCGATGTCGACCATGGCACCCCCGCCGGCGTTCCACTCCCACTTGGTCCTGGTCTTGCTCTCGGAGTAGCCGAAGCCCCAGGCATCTGTCACTGCGTATACGTCCTGGAAGATGTACAAGCCACCCAGCGCTGCCGCGTAGATGCGGAACCTGCCGACGTCCACCGCGAGCTGTGGCCCAACGGTGAGCCGGAAGGCCTCCTGGCGTTGGGAACCCGCGTAGTAGTAAAAGTCCCCCACGGGCCTGGAGCTGTAGGAGAGATAGTCAAAGTCGCCGCGCAAGGCCAGCACCTGCGCTTGGGGCAGGGTGTAAAAGGCCTTTACTCCCACTCCCTCTCCGCTTTTCAGCTCATCGGCCATTGAGCCGGTGGGTACGGAGACCACCACACGCGGCCCGACGGCGAATTGCGCCCCGGCCCTACCGGCCAAGGCAAAAGAGATGGCCACAATGACAAGCAGAACGTTTCTCATTGGCGTTCCCTTCGTATCGTACACGCCAAGCCTCCTGACCGCCCTCACCTTCGTCGCGCCTCCAGAAGGCATCGCCTTCATGGGATGCCACAAGGCCGAGAGGCGGCGTAGGTGGACAGCCAATTCCCCCGCAGTACATCAAGGCTTTGAACTCCAGCCCTCCCTCTTGGAACCGCCCCTTCACTATGGCCGGCAGGCCCTACAGTCCAGGAAGGCACTGCACTCCAAAGAACGACATCGGCGGTCCACGCCTCCACGAGGCCACAGGGCCTCCCGGAAAGTTGCCTTGGGAGAGAATATACACCCAGCCTCAGAGAAAGTCAACGTCTTTTTCACCCCTTCTTCACGGCGCGGCGTGGGCGAACACGGGCCCGAACGACCAGCAGGGACCCTTTCTCCGCTCCCTTCTCCTACACAATTCCCTTGTTTTCCTCGCTCAGAATTCGTAAAATGGCGGCACGTACGTGTTCTCGCACCGCCGCGAGGGCAAGAGGCGGCTGAGAGCCGTTGCCCCGGACGAGGGGGCGGACGCACCGGCCGGACCTGCTCGCAGAGCCGAGTCCTCGAATGGTGCTTTACGATGCGAGCACCGGAAGGGTGTTCGCCTGTGTCGGAGCGAACTCGGGCACCGAGCCAGGAGCACCGCGGGTCACCTGCGCCACCCCGTCCTTGCGAGAGGCGGAGAGAAGTAAATCCCTGCATAAGGGAAGAAAAGGCTGGTGGCAGACCAAGAGCGGCGCCGATCGCCGGTGCGCTCCGCTCAGAGCATCATCTTGTGAGTCGTCCATGGAAGATCCCTATGAGAAGCTGGCGCAGCGCTTAGACCAGACACCCAACGGCTTCCCACGCACGGCAAGCGGTGTGGAGCTGCGCCTCTTGGCCAAGCTCTTCACACCCGAAGAAGCGGCTTTGGCAGCGGAATTGACCCTTCAGCCGGAGACAGCAGAGGAACTCGCCCTGCGCCTGGGCCGAGACCGCCATGAACTCCGCCACATACTCAAGGAGATGCTAAAGAAGGGGCTGATCGACGCGGAGCCGGGGAAAGGAGGATTCGCCTACAAGCTGCTACCCTTTGTGGTCGGCATCTACGAGCACCAGAACGCGCAGATCGACGAAGAGTTTGCACACCTTTTTGAGGACTACTACCGCCAGGACATCCATCGCGTCATGACTGCGCGGCCGTACGTGCATAGCGTCATTCCCGTGGAGCAGGCCTTTCCTTGGGAAGTTGAGGTGCTGCCATACGAGCAGGCCAGCCACTACATCGAGCAAGCGCGCGCATGGGGTGTGCTGAATTGCATCTGCCGCGTGCAAAAGCGCCTGATCGGGCAGGGGTGCCGGCACTCAGTCGACAACTGCCTTGTGCTTTCGCCGCGACCTGGAGCATTTGACCATGCCACGGCCATCCGCGCGCTGAGCAAGGAGGAGGCTCTGGCGGTGCTGGCTGCTGCCGAACAAGAAGGGCTTGTCCACTCGACTTCGAACGTGCAGGAAGGGGTGAGCTACATCTGCAACTGCTGCATCTGCTCCTGCGGGGTGCTGCGCGGCATTGCGGAGTTGGGCGCGCTCGGTGCCGTCGCTCCTTCGTCCTACCAGGCGTCTGTGGACTCCACGTTGTGCAGCGCCTGCGGCACCTGCATAGAGCGCTGCCAGTTCGGCGCCCTGGCCCTTGACGGCGCTTCCTGCACCGTGGAGGTGCGCCGCTGTGTGGGCTGTGGCCTGTGTGTGAGCACCTGCCCCACCGGCGCCATTCGCCTGGAACTTCGCGCACCGGAAGATCGGCAGTCGCCGCCGCGCACAGAGGAAGAGTGGCGGAACGCCCGCTTAGCTGCCCGGAGAGACAGCACGCCGTGAGGGCACCTTGTCCCTATCGCCCGCGCACGTCTCCCCGTTTCTCCTCGATGTGGTGCTTGATGGTGTGTGCCTGATAGATGAAAATCACCTCTTCGGCGATGTTGGTGGAAAGGTCGGCAATGCGCTCCAAGTTCTTGCTAATGATTATCAAGTGGAGCGCCCGGGAGATGGTGCGGGGGTCCTCCACCATGTAGGTGAGGAGTTCACGAAACACCTGATCGTCGAGGTTGTCCACCTGGTCATCCCGCACGCAAATGTCCCTGGCCCGCTGCACGTCGCCGGTGACAAAGCTCTGAATGCTATCCCTGACCATCTCTTGCGCGAGCACGGCCATGCGCGGGATGTCGATGAGCGGCTTGAGCTGTTCCTGCTCGCACAGGAGAATCGCCCGCTCGGCAATATTGACGGCGTGATCGCCCATACGCTCCAGGTCGTTGTTGATCTTGATGGCCGAGGTGACAAAGCGTAGGTCACCGGCCATGGGCTGATGCAGCGCCAAAAGCTTCAGGCACTGCTCGTCGATGGCGATCTCTAAGCTGTTGATGGCGTCGTCGCCGGCGATGACTTGCTCGGCGAGCGACTTGTCCCGGTCGATCAACGACGCCACCGCCTTGCTGATGGCTCCTTCCACCAACGTGGCCATTTGCGTTAAGGTGGCCTTGAGCTCTTGGAGCTGCTCATGAAAGTGCCGTTCCATAAGTTTTTTCCTCTGCTAATGAACGGGCGGCATCATCCGAAGCGCCCGGTTACATAGTCCTCGGTCCTCTTCTGGCGCGGCCGCGTGAAAATCTGATCCGTCTCGCCGAACTCGATCAACTCGCCAAGGTAGAAGAAACCGGTGTAGTCCGAGACGCGCGCCGCCTGCTGCATGTTGTGGGTGACGATGACGATGGTGTAGTGCTGCTTCAGCTGAAAAATGAGCTCCTCGATCTTTTGCGTGGCGATGGGGTCGAGCGCCGAGGCAGGCTCATCCATCAAAATCACTTCCGGGCGCACCGCCAAGGCCCTTGCGATGCACAACCGTTGCTGTTGCCCGCCCGAAAGGTCCATGGCTGACTTGTTCAAGCGGTCCTTGACCTCGTCCCACAAGGCGGCGTCCCTGAGGCTCTCCTCCACCCGCTGCGCCAACACCGCAGGATCGTGCACCCCGTGAATACGCAGCCCATAGGCCACGTTGTCGAAAATCGACTTGGGGAAAGGGTTGGACTTTTGAAAAACCATCCCCACTTTGCGCCGCAGTTCCACCACATCCACGCGCCGGTCATAGATGTCCACGCCGTCAAGGAGAATGGTGCCCTCCACGCGCGTCCCGGGGATGATGTCGTTCATGCGATTCAGCGAGCGCAAAAAGGTGGACTTGCCGCATCCGGAGGGGCCGATGAGGGCAGTGACCTTGTTCGCCTCGATGTCCATGCTGACATCGCACAGCGCCCTCACACTCCCGTAGTAGAAGCTAAAGTGCTTGGTCTTGATCTTGATGTTTCCCATCTCTGCGTTGTGTCCTTGAGCTGCCTACGCGCGGCGGAATTTCCTGCGGAACCGGTAGCGAATGAGCACCGCCCCCAAATTCAAGACAAAAATGAGCATGACCAGCACCAGCGCCGTCCCATAAGCAAGAGGTCGCACCTTGGCAATCTCGTGGTGCTGCGTGGACATGATGAACAAGTGGTAGGGCAGGGCCATAAACTGGGTGGTCAATACCTTGGGGAACCGTGCGAGAAAGGGCCAGAAAAAGGCCGCTCCGGTGAAGAGGATAGGGGCCGTCTCGCCCGCAGCCCGCGCCAGTCCAAGAATGGTGCCCGTAAGCATCCCTGGCACTGCGTAGGGCAGGACGTTGGTACGGATAGTCTGCCATTTGGTCGCGCCCAGAGCAAGGGCCCCTTCGCGGTAGGAGAAGGGCACGGTCTTGAGCGCCTCCTCGCTGGCGGTGATGGTCCAGGGCAAGGTCAGCAGCCCCAGGGTGAATCCTGCCGAGAGGACCGAAAGACCAAGGTTGAGCGTGAGCACGAACAGGCCGAGGCCGAAAAGTCCGTACACGATGGACGGCACACCCGAAAGGTTGCGAATGGCCACCCGGATGAGGCGCACAAGCCGCCCCTGCCGAGCGTACTCATTCAAATAGATAGCTGCGCACATACCCAGCGGCACGGAGACGGTCACGGTCACCAAGCTCACCCAGAACGTGCCGACAATGGCCGGCCAGATGCCGCCGGCGGTCATCCCTTTGGTGGGCTTCTGAGTGATAAAGGCCCAGGTGACCGCCTTGCCACCCTTGGCCACGATGTCGTACAAGATGAGGACCAGCACCGCCACCACCAGCAGCGCGGCCACCCCAAGCAGCGCAAAACCCAGGGCCTCGCTGAGCTTTCTCCACGACTTTCTCATCGTCGCACCCGCTGGAAGCGTTCCAACACGAGGTCTGAGACCACATTGACAGCAAAGGTCATGCAGAAAAGCACCAGCCCGATGACGAACAGCGATTGATAATGCAAGCTCCCCTGCACAGTCTCTCCCATTTCGATGGCGATGGTGGCGGTCATCGTGCGCACGGGGTCGAGAAAGCTCCTGGGGACGGCTGCTGCGTTGCCCGTCGCCATAAGCACGGTCATCGTCTCGCCGATGGCCCGTCCCATGCCGAGCATTACCGCCGCAATGATGCCAGAAGAGGCCGAGGGCAGCGTCACGTGCACCAGTGTCTGCCACTTGGTGGCGCCAAGCGCCAAGGAGGCGCTCTTGAACTCCTGGGGCACCGACACGATGGCGTCTTCACAGATGCTGACGATGGTCGGCAGGGCCATGACCGCCAGCAAAAGGGCGCCGTTCAGAGCGCACAGGCCGCTGGGCATGCGGAAGACCCGCGCTATGACAGGGCCGACAAGCACCACGCCGAGAAAGCCAACCACCACCGAGGGGATGCTGGCTAAGATTTCCACCACCGGCTTCAAAACCTCCCGCAGCTGGGGTGGCGCCACATCGGCAAGGAAAGCGGCGCAGGCCACACCCACCGGCACCGCGATGACCAGGGCCCCAAAGCTCACCATGAGCGTGCTGAGCACCATGGCCAGTATCCCATAAGAGGCCCGTTCGGGCGACGTGGGATCCCAACGCAAGTGGAAGAAAAATTCACCCACCCCAAGCTGCTTGAGCGCCGGCAGGCTTTCTGTGAACAAAAGGGAGAAGATACCCAGGAGGATGACGATAGCCAACACGCCGTTGGCGGCAAAGAAAAGTCGCAGCGCGTTCTCCTTGAGATCGCGCCACGAAGAAAAACGCCTGCGCAGGTTATCTGTTGGCTGCTTAGACAAACGGCCTCCTCAAATCTCAACGCTTCCGCTCAAGCCCGGCTCTCGCTCCATGAAGGCGTTGTAATATAACCTTCCCATATTACATCCATGTTACAAAAAGGCGCCTCCGGCAGAAATTCTCCGCGGAAGCGCCTTGGAGGAGCAAGCACAGCTCTACGGTGCGGCCATTAGAAGCCGAGCTTCTTGTTCGCCTCTAAGTACTTTCCGGAAACGGGGTAGAACCCCATCTCTTCCACTATCTTCTGCCCTTCGGCGCTGAGTTCGAAGGCGATGAAGCTTCTCACTGCGCCCTTCGGCGTTCCGTTGGCGTACTGGTAAAGCGCTCGCGCGATGGGATAACGCCCAGTGGTGATATTCTCGGTGAGGAGCGGCGATACCCCGGGTGACTTTGCGTCCTTGGCCACCTCGACGACCTTGAGGCCGGGGATGACTTGCCCTTGCTCGTCACGCACGTAGCCGACGCCCACATAGCCAATGCCGCCCTTGTCGGTGCGCAGGGCTTCGACTATCTGCGCGTTGCCGTTCATCTGCTTCATCCTGGGCGAGTAGTTCTTGTTGCCCAACACGAACTCCTGGAAAAACACGTAGGTACCCGAGTTCGGCTGGCGGCCGTACAGGGAGATCGGTAGGTTCGGTCCGCCTACTTCGCTCCAGTTGGTAATCTCGCCGCGGAAAATGGCGCCAATTTGGTCCTTGGTGAGCTTGGTGACGGGGTTGCTGCTGTTGACCGCAATGGAAAGGGCATCGATGGCGATGGCTATCTCCACTG contains the following coding sequences:
- a CDS encoding outer membrane beta-barrel protein, whose protein sequence is MRNVLLVIVAISFALAGRAGAQFAVGPRVVVSVPTGSMADELKSGEGVGVKAFYTLPQAQVLALRGDFDYLSYSSRPVGDFYYYAGSQRQEAFRLTVGPQLAVDVGRFRIYAAALGGLYIFQDVYAVTDAWGFGYSESKTRTKWEWNAGGGAMVDIGLGPWVDVECRYHSVKDMVSMRQDNVTTESDGEDISVHLGVVFFLR
- a CDS encoding 4Fe-4S binding protein, with translation MEDPYEKLAQRLDQTPNGFPRTASGVELRLLAKLFTPEEAALAAELTLQPETAEELALRLGRDRHELRHILKEMLKKGLIDAEPGKGGFAYKLLPFVVGIYEHQNAQIDEEFAHLFEDYYRQDIHRVMTARPYVHSVIPVEQAFPWEVEVLPYEQASHYIEQARAWGVLNCICRVQKRLIGQGCRHSVDNCLVLSPRPGAFDHATAIRALSKEEALAVLAAAEQEGLVHSTSNVQEGVSYICNCCICSCGVLRGIAELGALGAVAPSSYQASVDSTLCSACGTCIERCQFGALALDGASCTVEVRRCVGCGLCVSTCPTGAIRLELRAPEDRQSPPRTEEEWRNARLAARRDSTP
- the phoU gene encoding phosphate signaling complex protein PhoU is translated as MERHFHEQLQELKATLTQMATLVEGAISKAVASLIDRDKSLAEQVIAGDDAINSLEIAIDEQCLKLLALHQPMAGDLRFVTSAIKINNDLERMGDHAVNIAERAILLCEQEQLKPLIDIPRMAVLAQEMVRDSIQSFVTGDVQRARDICVRDDQVDNLDDQVFRELLTYMVEDPRTISRALHLIIISKNLERIADLSTNIAEEVIFIYQAHTIKHHIEEKRGDVRGR
- a CDS encoding phosphate ABC transporter ATP-binding protein — translated: MGNIKIKTKHFSFYYGSVRALCDVSMDIEANKVTALIGPSGCGKSTFLRSLNRMNDIIPGTRVEGTILLDGVDIYDRRVDVVELRRKVGMVFQKSNPFPKSIFDNVAYGLRIHGVHDPAVLAQRVEESLRDAALWDEVKDRLNKSAMDLSGGQQQRLCIARALAVRPEVILMDEPASALDPIATQKIEELIFQLKQHYTIVIVTHNMQQAARVSDYTGFFYLGELIEFGETDQIFTRPRQKRTEDYVTGRFG
- the pstA gene encoding phosphate ABC transporter permease PstA, whose amino-acid sequence is MRKSWRKLSEALGFALLGVAALLVVAVLVLILYDIVAKGGKAVTWAFITQKPTKGMTAGGIWPAIVGTFWVSLVTVTVSVPLGMCAAIYLNEYARQGRLVRLIRVAIRNLSGVPSIVYGLFGLGLFVLTLNLGLSVLSAGFTLGLLTLPWTITASEEALKTVPFSYREGALALGATKWQTIRTNVLPYAVPGMLTGTILGLARAAGETAPILFTGAAFFWPFLARFPKVLTTQFMALPYHLFIMSTQHHEIAKVRPLAYGTALVLVMLIFVLNLGAVLIRYRFRRKFRRA
- the pstC gene encoding phosphate ABC transporter permease subunit PstC, with protein sequence MRRRFSSWRDLKENALRLFFAANGVLAIVILLGIFSLLFTESLPALKQLGVGEFFFHLRWDPTSPERASYGILAMVLSTLMVSFGALVIAVPVGVACAAFLADVAPPQLREVLKPVVEILASIPSVVVGFLGVVLVGPVIARVFRMPSGLCALNGALLLAVMALPTIVSICEDAIVSVPQEFKSASLALGATKWQTLVHVTLPSASSGIIAAVMLGMGRAIGETMTVLMATGNAAAVPRSFLDPVRTMTATIAIEMGETVQGSLHYQSLFVIGLVLFCMTFAVNVVSDLVLERFQRVRR
- a CDS encoding PstS family phosphate ABC transporter substrate-binding protein; the protein is MRRIMAILIAGVFVPTLLFSQELLQIRGSDTMVNLVQRLAEVYMEKNPQVACAVSGGGSGVGIAALIANRVHIANASREMKEKEYAAAKENGVIPVEIAIAIDALSIAVNSSNPVTKLTKDQIGAIFRGEITNWSEVGGPNLPISLYGRQPNSGTYVFFQEFVLGNKNYSPRMKQMNGNAQIVEALRTDKGGIGYVGVGYVRDEQGQVIPGLKVVEVAKDAKSPGVSPLLTENITTGRYPIARALYQYANGTPKGAVRSFIAFELSAEGQKIVEEMGFYPVSGKYLEANKKLGF